A single genomic interval of Lathyrus oleraceus cultivar Zhongwan6 chromosome 7, CAAS_Psat_ZW6_1.0, whole genome shotgun sequence harbors:
- the LOC127104373 gene encoding uncharacterized protein LOC127104373: MDMAPDRRQLQSMFQHDKESFKEYAQRWRELASQVEPPLAEKELAELFIDIVQPQFYEKMVGSASLGFSELVAIRARVEYGVRNGKLAAVAGTSNANPKKFSGGFPRKKEGETNVVTVGQERAPPRRRPHQYPPQQYVQQPIPYQQPMYPVQYAPQPYVAAVTPVFNQQPAQAYQAPPVYRPAPVQQCAAAPPTYQQTRAAPVYQQPRAQAPRQNAQNQNRRQGERATFNPIPMSYTELYPSLLQKGLVVPRPMGPPPDRLPPWYNPNAYCPFHEGAPGHDLEGCYALKHRVRELIESKILSFKDMGPNVKNNPLPPHGNPAVNAIEDASAGVTVDKVDDVKTPLAAFHARLVEAGMINVNHENCEECATYPKGCQVVRDDIQNLMDKGVLQISSVVKNEDVLVIEPCFNLPEPIEISYYSSGVVPVNSKSSPVEICMPTPFPYESTKVVPWKYEITAMEKVVEGNSDAEVTEAVSKDVTNIVGMSRMTCSGRIYTPEFNVTPQGPNKESTVVTPAKEPEVVQSEDAVEFLKLIKRSDYKVVD; this comes from the coding sequence atggacatggcacCTGACAGAAGACAGTTGCAGAGCATGTTCCAGCATGACAAGGAgtccttcaaagagtacgctcagagatggagggagttggcttcTCAAGTCGAACCACCTCTTGCTGAGAAGGAATTGGCTGAACTGTTTATTGACATTGTCCAACCTCAATTCTACgagaagatggttggaagtgCTTCCCTGGGATTCTCGGAGCTTGTGGCTATAAGGGCTCGCGTTGAATATGGTGTAAGGAACGGAAAACTGGCGGCTGTAGCTGGAACTTCAAATGCTAATCCAAAGAAGTTCTCTGGAGGGTTTcctagaaagaaggaaggggaaacaaATGTTGTAACTGTTGGTCAAGAAAGAGCTCCTCCAAGAAGGAGACCACACCAATATCCACCTCAGCAGTATGTTCAACAACCAATTCCCTATCAACAACCCATGTATCCCGTCCAGTACGCTCCTCAGCCGTATGTAGCCGCTGTGACGCCTGTATTCAATCAACAGCCTGCTCAGGCTTATCAAGCGCCTCCAGTCTATCGACCAGCTCCAGTTCAACAATGTGCTGCGGCTCCTCCAACTTATCAACAAACACGAGCAGCTCCTGTTTATCAACAACCGAGAGCTCAAGCACCGAGGCAGAATGCTCAAAACCAAAATAGGAGGCAAGGGGAGAGGGCGACCTTCAATCCAATCCCAATGTCGTACActgagctttatccctccttaTTGCAAAAGGGGTTGGTGGTTCCCAGACCTATGGGACCCCCACCTGACCGTCTTCCTCCATGGTACAACCCTAATGCATACTGTCCTTTTCATGAAGGTGCCCCCGGGCATGACCTAGAGGGTTGCTACGCTCTAAAGCATAGGGTTCGGGAATTGATTGAGAGCAAGATCTTGTCTTTTAAGGACATGGGACCGAAtgtgaagaacaatcctcttcctCCCCATGGAAATCCTGCGGTAAATGCCATTGAAGACGCCTCCGCTGGTGTTACGGTTGATAAGGTGGACGATGTTAAGACTCCTTTAGCAGCATTCCATGCCCGATTGGTGGAAGCTGGCATGATTAATGTTAATCATGAAAATTGTGAAGAGTGTGCCACATACCCGAAGGGATGTCAGGTGGTACGAGATGACATTCAAAATTTGATGGATAAAGGAGTGCTTCAAATATCCAGTGTTGTGAAGAACGAAGACGTGTTGGTAATTGAACCTTGTTTCAATTTACCTGAACCAATTGAAATCTCATATTATAGTAGTGGAGTGGTTCCAGTGAATAGTAAGTCGTCACCTGTTGAAATATGTATGCCCACACCTTTTCCGTATGAGAGCACCAAGGTCGTGCCTTGGAAATATGAAATTACTGCTATGGAAAAGGTAGTTGAAGGAAATTCAGACGCTGAAGTGACAGAAGCTGTAAGTAAAGACGTCACCAATATTGTAGGAATGAGCAGAATGACCTGTAGTGGTCGAATCTATACGCCTGAATTCAATGTGACTCCTCAAGGGCCAAACAAGGAATCAACAGTTGTAACTCCTGCTAAAGAGCCCGAAGTGGTCCAATCCGAAGATGCTGTTGAATTCTTGAagttaatcaagagaagtgacTATAAGGTTGTGGACTAG